Genomic segment of Sphingobium sp. EM0848:
CTTGAAGCCGCTTTTTCCACCATTCTGGGGCGAGGGGCATCCGGACATGGAGAGCTGAAGGCCAGTGGAGCTATCCAACCCTCGAAGAAATTCGATGAAATGGACAATGCCCTCACGGCAAAATTCACGCCGGCTTCTTAAGGCAATGAGATGAGCGCGAAAGGTGTTGTGGCACGGCAGGTGCCGCGACGCAGGGGCCGGCAATTTTACGCGGCTAGATCAAGACGGGCTTCGGCTTCGGTCAGTTTCTAACAACCCGGCCGCCCCGCGCAACTGTGGCGCAATGCGGGGCGGTCGAGGCTGGATCGAACAGCTGATCGGCGTGGTTCTTCGAAAGGGCCAGCGGTCGATACGCCAAGCAAGCTGAACAACGGGAACTGAAATGCGGACTGCACAGTATGGCGAAATCGGCGAAGCGGCGGATGTCCTCGATATTGTGGACTGCCCGCATCCTGTAACGGGCCCTGGCGAAGTTCGGGTCAGGGTAAAGGCGTCCGGGGTAAATCCGTCCGACGTCAAAATCAGAAGCGGACATATTCCTTCGCCTTGGGGATTTCCACGCACCCCACACAGCGACGGCGCTGGCGTGATTGATGCTGTCGGCGAAGGCGTCGATCCTGCCCGGATTGGCGAGCGTGTGTGGATTTTCAATGCTGCGTGGGGCCGCACCACTGGAACCGCAGGCGAATATGTCGTTGTGCCGGAGAATTTCACCGCACCGCTGCACGACGATATCTCGTTCGAAATCGGCGCTTGCCTAGGCATCCCTGCATCGACAGCTCTGCACGCACTCACCTTAAATGGGGATATTCGGGGGAAAACCGTTCTGGTCGCGGGTGGCGCCGGCGCCGTTGGCCATTACGCCGTCCAGTTTGCGCGGCAACTCGGCGCAGCCAGGATATTGGCCACGGTCAGCAGTTCGGAGAAGGCCGAATTGGCGAGGCTGGCCGGAGCGGATCGGGTTATAAACTATCGCACAGAAGGCACCTTGCAGGTCATCATGGACGCCACAAGCGGCGCGGGTGTTGACCTGATTGTCGAGGTCGATCTCTCGGTCAACGTCGATCTCGATGTTGCGGCATTGGCAAAAGAGGGGCGCCTTGTCGCGTATGGCAGCTCGGAACGGGAGTTCAAGATGCCGTT
This window contains:
- a CDS encoding NADPH:quinone reductase — its product is MRTAQYGEIGEAADVLDIVDCPHPVTGPGEVRVRVKASGVNPSDVKIRSGHIPSPWGFPRTPHSDGAGVIDAVGEGVDPARIGERVWIFNAAWGRTTGTAGEYVVVPENFTAPLHDDISFEIGACLGIPASTALHALTLNGDIRGKTVLVAGGAGAVGHYAVQFARQLGAARILATVSSSEKAELARLAGADRVINYRTEGTLQVIMDATSGAGVDLIVEVDLSVNVDLDVAALAKEGRLVAYGSSEREFKMPFSKSILKNIGFDFFILYHLPQARRHEICQGVNDLIAQGNIVHNIAEVLPLHSIVKAHERVESGSAIGNIVLAV